Proteins from one Vibrio coralliirubri genomic window:
- the atpB gene encoding F0F1 ATP synthase subunit A, translating into MDQVTTAHEYIEHHLTFLTTGDGFWAFNIDSMLVSWITGLLFIGAFRYVATRGTSGVPGRFQCFIELVFDFVNNLVKEIFQAEDKLIGPLALTTFVWVLLMNAVDLLPIDLVPGLTRAVGLEHFRDLPTADVNIPMSMALGVFILLLTYTFKNKGLKGFIKELTTQPFDNPLLYPVNLVLELITLISKPISLGLRLFGNMYAGEMIFILIALMPWWMQWALSVPWALFHILIVFLQAFIFMVLTVVYLGMATEEHH; encoded by the coding sequence ATGGATCAAGTAACTACCGCTCACGAATACATAGAGCATCACTTAACCTTCTTAACTACAGGTGATGGTTTCTGGGCGTTTAACATTGACTCGATGTTGGTATCTTGGATTACAGGTTTACTTTTCATCGGTGCATTTCGGTATGTAGCCACTCGTGGCACTAGCGGCGTTCCAGGTCGTTTTCAATGTTTTATCGAGCTTGTCTTTGACTTTGTTAATAATCTCGTCAAAGAGATTTTTCAAGCGGAAGATAAATTAATAGGACCACTGGCATTAACCACTTTTGTTTGGGTGTTGTTAATGAATGCAGTCGACCTATTACCCATTGATTTAGTTCCGGGGTTAACTCGAGCTGTAGGTCTAGAGCACTTTAGAGACCTACCAACGGCAGACGTAAATATACCAATGTCGATGGCACTCGGTGTGTTTATTCTACTGTTAACCTATACATTTAAAAATAAAGGTTTGAAAGGCTTTATCAAAGAGCTAACTACTCAGCCATTTGATAACCCTCTTTTATATCCTGTTAACTTAGTTCTTGAATTAATAACATTAATTTCAAAGCCAATATCACTAGGCTTACGATTATTCGGAAATATGTATGCAGGCGAGATGATATTCATCCTTATTGCACTAATGCCTTGGTGGATGCAGTGGGCACTAAGTGTACCTTGGGCCTTATTCCACATATTAATCGTATTCTTACAAGCATTTATATTTATGGTGCTGACCGTTGTTTATTTAGGAATGGCAACAGAAGAACACCACTAA
- a CDS encoding F0F1 ATP synthase subunit delta, whose amino-acid sequence MSDYTNIAHPYAKASFEFALGKNQLQEWHSMLSILVAVAEDETIASQISSAEGASTHQTEELANLIIHICQGLVDDHVINLIRVLAENGRLSVVRDLFELFCELKDEHERVVPVTVTSSEMLTQDQVTSLTAALEKKLERQVEMKQVIDDTLVGGIVIKAGETVIDGSLNTSIDRLAHQLHAR is encoded by the coding sequence ATGTCAGATTACACCAATATTGCTCATCCCTACGCCAAAGCATCGTTTGAATTTGCTTTAGGTAAAAACCAGTTACAAGAGTGGCACTCAATGCTGTCCATTCTTGTGGCTGTCGCGGAAGATGAAACGATCGCTAGTCAGATTTCTTCAGCAGAAGGTGCTTCTACACACCAAACAGAAGAGCTGGCAAACCTCATCATTCATATTTGCCAAGGACTCGTTGATGACCACGTCATTAATCTTATTCGAGTCTTGGCCGAGAACGGCCGCCTTTCTGTTGTAAGAGACCTGTTTGAATTGTTCTGCGAGCTAAAGGACGAACATGAACGTGTAGTGCCTGTCACTGTCACCAGTTCAGAAATGCTGACACAAGATCAAGTTACGTCACTAACAGCTGCACTTGAGAAGAAATTAGAGCGTCAGGTTGAAATGAAGCAGGTTATTGATGACACGTTAGTGGGTGGAATAGTCATCAAGGCGGGTGAAACCGTTATCGATGGTTCTTTAAACACATCAATTGACCGATTGGCTCATCAACTTCACGCGAGATAG
- a CDS encoding F0F1 ATP synthase subunit B → MNLNASMFGQAISFVIFVWLCMKYVWPPLTAMLDERQKEIADGLRHSENAAKELELAKSNGAQLIEDARKDVTELVEQGRKRRNEIISLAQQEAEQEKARILEQGRAELEGERQKIRRELQADMADAVIQSAQKLISKNLDSATNRALVDQMISEL, encoded by the coding sequence ATGAACTTAAATGCAAGCATGTTTGGACAAGCAATCTCATTCGTGATTTTTGTTTGGCTCTGCATGAAATATGTATGGCCCCCTCTCACCGCGATGTTAGACGAGCGCCAAAAAGAAATCGCTGATGGTTTACGCCACTCAGAGAACGCTGCGAAAGAGCTAGAACTAGCAAAATCAAATGGCGCGCAACTCATCGAAGATGCAAGAAAAGATGTGACTGAACTGGTTGAACAAGGCCGAAAACGCCGCAATGAAATCATCAGCTTAGCGCAACAAGAAGCCGAGCAAGAAAAGGCACGCATCTTAGAACAAGGTAGAGCTGAGCTAGAAGGCGAACGCCAAAAGATACGCCGTGAACTTCAGGCAGATATGGCAGACGCAGTAATTCAAAGTGCACAGAAACTGATTAGCAAAAACCTAGATTCCGCAACGAACCGAGCGCTAGTTGACCAAATGATTAGCGAACTCTAA
- a CDS encoding aldehyde dehydrogenase family protein, protein MTQLQNVQAENALYIGGEWQAGVSTVANINPSDISENIGNFAQASAEQVKQAISAAKHAQPEWEKTPIERKQAVLQAIGDELIARCDELGTLLSREEGKPFAEGRGEIYRAGQFFQYFAAEVLRQIGDNAESVRPGVSVEVTREAVGVIGIISPWNFPTATAAWKIAPALAFGNSVIWKPANLTPASAVALTEIIHRQGIPAGTFNLVLGSGSTVGDALINSKEVNGVSFTGSVDTGRKVAAATAPNFVRCQLEMGSKNALVVADDADIQTAVDATIAGSFSGAGQKCTASSRLVVMDGIHDQYVEALIKRMSELKVGHALEDGVFMGPVVDGNQLEANLGWVEKARQSGGELAFGGERLSMKHEGFYMSPTLFLNTKNDWEVNQEEVFAPMASVIRVADLEEAIATTNDTRFGLTGGIITQSLRTSAMFKQQAQTGCVMVNLPTAGTDYHVPFGGRKESSFGPREQGQYAKEFYTVVKTAYQRPY, encoded by the coding sequence ATGACTCAATTACAGAATGTTCAAGCAGAAAACGCACTTTACATTGGCGGCGAATGGCAAGCGGGTGTAAGCACCGTAGCGAACATTAACCCATCAGATATTTCTGAAAACATCGGTAACTTTGCACAAGCAAGTGCTGAACAAGTTAAACAAGCGATTTCAGCGGCAAAGCACGCTCAACCAGAGTGGGAAAAAACGCCGATTGAACGTAAGCAAGCAGTACTTCAAGCAATTGGTGATGAGCTGATTGCACGTTGTGATGAACTAGGTACGTTACTTTCTCGTGAAGAAGGTAAGCCTTTTGCTGAAGGTCGTGGTGAGATTTACCGTGCAGGTCAGTTCTTCCAATACTTTGCGGCTGAAGTGCTTCGTCAGATTGGTGATAACGCAGAATCAGTTCGCCCAGGCGTTTCTGTTGAAGTGACTCGTGAAGCTGTTGGCGTTATTGGCATCATCTCTCCTTGGAACTTCCCGACAGCAACAGCGGCTTGGAAAATCGCTCCAGCACTGGCTTTCGGTAACAGCGTTATCTGGAAACCAGCAAACCTAACACCAGCAAGTGCGGTTGCGCTTACTGAAATTATCCACCGTCAAGGTATCCCAGCAGGCACGTTCAACCTTGTTCTGGGTAGCGGTTCAACAGTCGGTGATGCACTGATCAACTCTAAAGAAGTGAATGGTGTGAGCTTTACTGGTTCCGTTGATACGGGTCGTAAGGTTGCCGCTGCTACAGCGCCAAACTTCGTTCGTTGCCAACTAGAGATGGGCAGCAAGAACGCACTTGTGGTTGCTGACGATGCTGATATCCAAACAGCCGTTGATGCAACGATTGCAGGTTCATTCTCTGGCGCAGGCCAAAAATGTACAGCATCTTCTCGTCTAGTGGTTATGGATGGCATTCACGACCAATACGTTGAAGCACTAATCAAACGTATGAGCGAGCTAAAAGTCGGTCACGCACTAGAAGACGGCGTGTTCATGGGCCCGGTAGTTGACGGCAACCAACTTGAAGCGAACCTAGGTTGGGTTGAGAAAGCACGTCAAAGCGGCGGTGAGCTGGCATTCGGTGGCGAACGCTTGAGCATGAAACACGAAGGTTTCTACATGTCTCCAACTCTGTTCTTGAATACGAAGAACGATTGGGAAGTGAACCAAGAAGAAGTGTTTGCACCAATGGCAAGCGTGATTCGTGTGGCTGATTTAGAGGAAGCTATCGCGACGACCAACGATACTCGCTTTGGTCTAACGGGCGGTATCATTACTCAAAGCCTACGTACTAGCGCAATGTTCAAGCAACAAGCGCAAACAGGTTGTGTGATGGTGAACCTACCAACAGCAGGCACTGATTACCACGTACCGTTTGGTGGTCGTAAAGAGTCTAGCTTCGGTCCTCGTGAGCAAGGTCAATACGCGAAAGAGTTCTACACAGTCGTGAAGACGGCTTACCAGCGTCCTTACTAG
- the atpE gene encoding F0F1 ATP synthase subunit C, producing MDIVSAVLYVAGALLIGLGAAGAASGIGNLAGKYLEGVARQPDLTPMLRTQFFIMMGLVDAVPMIGVGIGLYIIFAVA from the coding sequence ATGGATATCGTAAGCGCAGTTTTATATGTAGCAGGTGCATTACTGATCGGTTTAGGTGCAGCAGGTGCAGCATCTGGTATTGGTAACTTAGCAGGTAAATACCTTGAAGGTGTTGCGCGTCAACCGGACCTTACTCCAATGCTCCGTACTCAATTCTTCATCATGATGGGTCTTGTGGATGCAGTACCGATGATCGGTGTTGGTATCGGTCTATACATCATCTTCGCCGTGGCTTAA
- a CDS encoding RidA family protein, which translates to MNAQTKKHPVKTELFASKAPLEWAIVNNGTLYTAQIPIDETGAVVEGGIEAQTRQTFNNLVHTLECAGESMDSVLQVLIYVTDREYLKTVNSVYGEYFNAPYPNRAAVVVAGLAREEMLVEFVVYASASQPE; encoded by the coding sequence GTGAACGCACAAACTAAAAAACACCCAGTAAAAACCGAGCTTTTCGCTTCAAAAGCACCCCTAGAGTGGGCAATCGTTAATAACGGCACTCTATACACCGCGCAGATTCCAATTGATGAAACTGGCGCAGTAGTAGAAGGCGGTATTGAAGCGCAAACGCGTCAGACTTTTAACAACCTTGTTCATACGTTGGAGTGTGCAGGCGAATCTATGGATTCAGTGCTGCAAGTTCTGATTTACGTGACAGACCGTGAATACCTAAAAACGGTAAACAGCGTATACGGAGAATACTTCAATGCACCTTATCCAAACCGTGCTGCGGTCGTCGTTGCAGGGTTAGCAAGAGAAGAGATGCTAGTCGAGTTCGTAGTTTATGCATCGGCGTCTCAACCTGAATAA
- the atpA gene encoding F0F1 ATP synthase subunit alpha — MQLNSNEISDLIKERISKFNVSTEARNEGTIVSVRDGIITINGLADVMQGEMIELPGGKYALALNLDTHSVGAVVMGPYTDLSEGMKVKGTGRILEVPVGNGLLGRVVNTLGEPIDGKGPVSCDRLDPVEVIAPGVIERKSVDQPIQTGYKAVDTMVPIGRGQRELIIGDRQTGKTALAIDAIINQKDSGIKCVYVAIGQKASTIANVVRKLEDHDALKNTIVVVASASESAALQYLAPYAGCTMGEYFRDRGEDALIIYDDLSKQAVAYRQISLLLKRPPGREAFPGDVFYLHSRLLERAARVNAEYVEKFTNGEVKGQTGSLTALPIIETQAGDVSAFVPTNVISITDGQVFLQTQLFNSGLRPAVDPGISVSRVGGAAQCKIIKKLSGGIRTSLAQYRELAAFAQFSSDLDEMTRKQLDHGERVTELMKQKQYSPMSVAEQATVIYAAEKGYLVGVELSNIARFEEELIAYAKGQNPALFEKINATGDYNDEIDGALKEILEGFVGMKAW; from the coding sequence ATGCAATTAAATTCAAATGAAATCAGCGATCTAATCAAAGAACGCATCTCGAAATTTAATGTGAGCACCGAGGCTCGCAACGAAGGCACTATCGTATCGGTTCGTGATGGAATCATCACAATCAATGGCCTTGCTGATGTTATGCAAGGCGAGATGATTGAGCTACCAGGTGGCAAGTACGCACTCGCACTTAACCTCGATACCCACTCAGTAGGTGCGGTGGTTATGGGCCCCTACACTGACCTCTCTGAAGGTATGAAAGTGAAAGGTACAGGTCGTATCTTAGAAGTACCTGTAGGTAACGGACTTCTTGGCCGTGTCGTGAACACATTAGGCGAGCCAATCGATGGCAAAGGCCCAGTGAGTTGTGACCGACTCGACCCTGTAGAAGTGATTGCACCCGGTGTAATCGAACGTAAGTCTGTTGACCAACCTATTCAAACTGGCTACAAAGCGGTTGATACCATGGTGCCAATCGGTCGTGGTCAACGTGAACTTATCATCGGTGACCGTCAGACGGGTAAAACAGCGTTAGCTATCGATGCGATAATCAATCAGAAAGATTCTGGCATCAAATGTGTGTATGTAGCGATTGGCCAAAAAGCCTCCACTATCGCTAACGTGGTTCGTAAACTCGAAGACCACGATGCGCTTAAGAACACCATCGTCGTTGTGGCGTCAGCATCAGAGTCTGCAGCGCTTCAATACCTAGCCCCTTATGCGGGTTGCACCATGGGTGAATACTTCCGTGACCGCGGTGAAGATGCGCTGATCATCTATGATGACCTATCAAAACAAGCCGTTGCTTACCGTCAAATCTCGTTGCTACTGAAACGCCCACCGGGTCGTGAAGCCTTCCCTGGCGACGTATTCTACCTTCACTCACGCCTACTAGAACGTGCAGCACGAGTGAATGCAGAGTATGTAGAGAAGTTCACTAACGGTGAAGTGAAAGGTCAAACTGGCTCATTAACAGCGCTTCCTATCATTGAAACTCAAGCGGGTGACGTATCAGCGTTTGTACCAACCAACGTAATCTCAATCACCGATGGTCAGGTTTTCCTTCAAACCCAACTGTTTAACTCAGGCTTACGTCCTGCAGTCGACCCAGGTATCTCGGTATCTCGTGTGGGTGGTGCGGCGCAGTGCAAGATCATCAAGAAACTGTCTGGTGGTATCCGTACTTCATTAGCTCAATATCGCGAGCTGGCGGCCTTTGCTCAATTCTCTTCTGACTTAGATGAGATGACGCGCAAACAGCTAGACCATGGTGAGCGTGTTACCGAACTAATGAAGCAAAAACAATACTCTCCTATGTCAGTCGCTGAGCAAGCAACGGTTATCTACGCGGCAGAGAAAGGCTACTTGGTCGGTGTTGAGCTAAGCAACATTGCCCGTTTTGAAGAAGAGCTGATTGCTTACGCCAAAGGTCAGAACCCTGCGCTGTTCGAAAAAATCAACGCGACAGGCGATTACAACGACGAAATCGATGGCGCTCTTAAAGAGATCCTAGAAGGTTTTGTTGGGATGAAAGCTTGGTAA
- a CDS encoding ATP synthase subunit I, which produces MRLNGISSDILVAAKRVVLCQIVLAIGVVLYEVFFGNKVDMESSALGIVIAMLPPLFGFIYASLKVRKNPNYSLRDLMQMSRVVKITYTFLMFILAFQFFKLDNPVILYAYIFTMVGYFLTPFITASNRSEYA; this is translated from the coding sequence ATGAGGCTTAATGGGATTAGTAGCGACATCCTTGTTGCCGCTAAAAGAGTTGTTCTCTGCCAAATAGTATTAGCCATCGGTGTAGTTTTATATGAAGTGTTTTTTGGTAATAAAGTAGATATGGAATCATCAGCTTTGGGCATCGTAATTGCAATGTTGCCACCGCTGTTTGGATTCATATATGCAAGCCTAAAGGTGCGTAAGAATCCTAATTATAGTTTACGTGACTTAATGCAAATGAGTCGTGTCGTAAAAATAACATATACGTTTTTGATGTTTATCTTGGCGTTCCAGTTCTTCAAATTGGATAACCCAGTAATATTATATGCGTACATCTTTACTATGGTTGGATACTTCTTAACACCATTTATTACCGCCTCTAATAGATCGGAGTACGCGTAG
- a CDS encoding LysR family transcriptional regulator, which produces MSIKLQQLKHFVLVVEEGGFRAASHRANRSQAALSTSIKELEKILGQPLFETGNKSTLTPFGEICLPKIIQFLNVYKALDNDLRAAAAGQQGRVRIASVPSVAAKLIPSVLGAFCEQYPNVEVSLIDDNAAGVEARLLSGEVDVALGNSSHLEEESIDFTPLLSDPIGVVCLKDNPIASQREGIEWQTLLKQPFIRNGTCTLLDPTPARMLSEQALYSVENITSLFSVLELGIGVTTLPKLAFPTNETRLVWIPLIDPPLQRQIGIFRLSDRTISPQAQAFHDLCIQYLSYEE; this is translated from the coding sequence ATGAGTATCAAGCTACAACAGTTAAAACATTTTGTTTTGGTGGTCGAAGAAGGTGGATTTCGAGCGGCATCTCACCGTGCAAATCGATCGCAAGCGGCACTTTCAACTTCGATAAAAGAGCTGGAAAAAATACTCGGCCAACCTCTGTTTGAAACAGGCAACAAATCGACACTGACGCCTTTTGGAGAAATATGCTTACCCAAGATCATTCAATTTCTGAATGTTTACAAAGCATTAGACAATGACCTACGCGCAGCGGCAGCAGGACAACAAGGAAGAGTTCGAATAGCGAGCGTGCCTTCGGTGGCCGCAAAACTCATCCCTAGTGTTTTAGGGGCTTTTTGTGAGCAGTACCCGAATGTAGAAGTGAGTTTGATTGATGATAATGCGGCAGGGGTAGAAGCAAGATTACTCTCTGGCGAGGTGGATGTTGCCCTCGGTAATAGCTCCCATTTAGAAGAAGAGAGCATCGACTTCACGCCTTTGCTTTCTGATCCTATCGGTGTGGTGTGCCTCAAAGACAACCCTATCGCCTCTCAACGGGAAGGAATCGAGTGGCAAACCTTGTTAAAACAGCCTTTCATTCGTAACGGGACTTGCACCCTACTAGACCCAACACCCGCGCGAATGCTCAGCGAACAAGCCCTGTACTCTGTCGAGAACATTACCTCGCTGTTTTCGGTGTTAGAGCTCGGGATAGGCGTGACCACGCTACCTAAGCTGGCTTTCCCAACCAATGAAACCCGCTTGGTGTGGATTCCGTTAATTGACCCGCCCTTGCAACGACAAATCGGCATTTTCAGATTGTCTGATCGTACAATCTCGCCACAAGCACAGGCTTTTCATGACTTATGTATTCAATACCTCAGTTATGAAGAGTAA